TGTCATTTACACTGATCACAATAACCTCAATTACCTCCTTACTTAGAatgagctaaatcttaggcagcgtagatgggttgagctgcttaaggattacgactataCCATTGAGTACCATCCTGGCAAGGCTAATATGGTGGCCAATGCattgagccgtagggctatgacaGATCTAAGAGTGATGTTCACTCGACTTAGCTTGTTCGAAAATGGGAGTTTGTTGGTTGAGCTACAAGTCAAACCAACTTGGATcgagcagattaagggtaaacaactAGAGGATGAGTCTTTGGGTATGTGGTTCCGACAGATTG
This is a stretch of genomic DNA from Gossypium arboreum isolate Shixiya-1 chromosome 11, ASM2569848v2, whole genome shotgun sequence. It encodes these proteins:
- the LOC108471541 gene encoding uncharacterized protein LOC108471541; the encoded protein is MVANALSRRAMTDLRVMFTRLSLFENGSLLVELQVKPTWIEQIKGKQLEDESLGMWFRQIECGSTTNFGLNSEGVLCFRGRICVPNDADLKQSILREAHSSPYAMHPSENKMYRDLRELY